Proteins from one Flavobacterium branchiarum genomic window:
- a CDS encoding helix-turn-helix domain-containing protein, whose translation MNTATKPKHIGRNISRIRELRGMKQEALAIAIGTTQQSVSNIEASEVVDDEKLQAIAEALGVSAEAIKNYSDETVLNVISSHDSSTINTINIQPNFNALDKVVELYERLVLAEKEKVEYLEKLLKGK comes from the coding sequence ATGAACACAGCAACAAAGCCAAAACATATTGGAAGAAACATAAGCCGAATTAGAGAGCTTAGAGGGATGAAACAAGAAGCGCTTGCAATTGCAATTGGCACAACGCAACAATCTGTTTCAAATATTGAAGCAAGCGAGGTTGTAGATGATGAAAAACTACAAGCAATTGCTGAAGCATTGGGTGTATCTGCGGAAGCAATTAAAAACTATAGTGATGAAACTGTATTGAATGTTATTTCTAGTCACGATAGCTCAACAATCAATACAATCAACATTCAACCTAATTTTAATGCGCTTGATAAAGTAGTGGAACTTTACGAACGCTTGGTTTTGGCTGAAAAGGAAAAAGTTGAATATTTGGAAAAACTATTAAAAGGGAAGTGA
- a CDS encoding helix-turn-helix domain-containing protein, which produces MNTATKPKHIGRNISRIRELRGMKQEALAIAIGTTQQSVSNIEASEVVDDEKLQTIAEALGVSAEAIKNYSDEAVLNVVNNNFTSHDNSIVNTINTQSNFNPLDKVVELYERLVLAEKDKVEYLEKLLKGK; this is translated from the coding sequence ATGAATACAGCAACAAAGCCAAAACATATTGGAAGAAACATAAGCCGAATTAGAGAGCTTAGAGGAATGAAGCAAGAAGCGCTTGCAATTGCAATTGGTACAACGCAACAATCTGTTTCTAATATTGAAGCAAGCGAGGTTGTAGATGATGAAAAACTACAAACAATTGCTGAAGCTTTAGGTGTTTCTGCAGAAGCAATTAAAAACTACAGTGATGAAGCTGTGTTGAACGTTGTTAATAATAATTTTACTAGTCATGATAACTCAATTGTCAATACAATCAATACTCAGTCTAATTTTAACCCGCTTGATAAAGTAGTGGAACTTTACGAACGCTTGGTTTTGGCTGAAAAAGATAAAGTAGAATACTTGGAAAAACTTTTAAAAGGGAAGTAA
- a CDS encoding GYDIA family GHMP kinase, whose amino-acid sequence MKTTFYSNGKLLITGEYLVLDGAKAFALPTKFGQNLVVSKGENQEIQWKSYDADTSVWFEDTITFTEIIDNPEPETETVKTTLINILHEAYLLNPAFISQSEGYLVSTQLTFPKNWGLGTSSTLLNNIAQWAKVDAFILLKNSFGGSGYDIACAQNNTPILYHLQQDLPIVETIDFKPEFNQNLHFVYLNKKQSSKAAISAYYNNKNSHLSKIIANNDKITQTVLQAKTGKEFAKALAIHEAEMSNILEMQTIKERLFPDFEGVIKSLGAWGGDFVMVVSKDNPTEYFTAKGYKTIIPYNEMILA is encoded by the coding sequence ATGAAAACAACTTTTTACAGTAACGGAAAACTTTTAATAACCGGAGAATATTTAGTATTAGATGGCGCAAAAGCATTTGCATTACCAACAAAATTTGGACAAAACTTAGTTGTTTCCAAAGGAGAAAACCAAGAAATACAATGGAAAAGTTATGATGCCGATACTAGCGTTTGGTTTGAAGACACAATAACTTTTACCGAAATAATAGACAATCCTGAACCCGAAACCGAAACAGTAAAAACTACATTAATAAATATTCTTCACGAAGCTTACTTATTAAATCCCGCATTTATATCCCAATCCGAAGGATATCTAGTAAGTACACAACTTACATTTCCTAAAAATTGGGGCTTAGGCACATCATCAACTTTATTAAACAATATAGCTCAATGGGCAAAAGTTGATGCTTTTATACTTCTTAAAAACAGTTTTGGAGGTAGTGGTTACGATATTGCTTGTGCTCAAAATAACACTCCTATATTGTATCATCTACAACAAGATTTACCAATTGTAGAAACAATAGACTTTAAACCCGAATTCAACCAAAACCTACACTTTGTATACTTAAACAAAAAACAAAGCAGTAAAGCCGCAATAAGCGCATATTACAACAACAAAAACAGTCATCTCTCGAAGATAATTGCTAATAACGATAAAATAACACAAACCGTTTTACAAGCCAAAACAGGAAAAGAATTTGCCAAAGCATTAGCAATTCACGAAGCCGAAATGAGCAACATCCTAGAAATGCAAACCATCAAAGAAAGACTCTTTCCAGATTTTGAAGGCGTAATTAAAAGTCTTGGTGCATGGGGAGGCGATTTTGTAATGGTAGTATCAAAAGACAATCCAACCGAATATTTCACAGCCAAAGGATACAAAACAATAATTCCTTACAACGAAATGATTTTGGCTTAA
- a CDS encoding hydroxymethylglutaryl-CoA reductase, degradative — MNNAVAGFSKLSKEEKINWIANKYFSTPDKAVFLLKSYWNTDEKLQKLHDEFIENTITNFYIPLGVAPNFLINDKYTTIPMAIEESSVVAAASKAAKFWSTRGGFKATVINTEKIGQVHFTFTGDVSKLNLFFAQTKSKFFSDTESITKNMQQRGGGILDIVLKDKTDLIPNYFQLHATFETKDSMGANFINSCLEQFAKTLKEASQEYELFTDTNDEVKVIMSILSNYVPNCVVRAEVSCPVNELAEKHIPNPQEFAERFVQAVQIAEVEPFRAVTHNKGIMNGSDAVILATGNDFRAVEAGVHAYAARNGQYSSLSHAKIENGIFTFWLDMPLALGTVGGLTSLHPLVKFSLQMLENPSARELMQIVAVAGLAQNFAALRSLTTTGIQEGHMKMHINNIINQFAANDDERHLIKNHFKNNTISHSAVVEFIENLRK; from the coding sequence ATGAACAACGCCGTTGCTGGATTTTCTAAATTATCCAAAGAAGAAAAAATAAACTGGATTGCAAATAAATACTTTTCGACACCAGATAAAGCAGTTTTTTTACTTAAAAGCTATTGGAATACCGATGAAAAACTACAGAAATTACATGATGAATTCATTGAAAACACAATAACCAATTTTTATATTCCGCTTGGAGTAGCTCCAAACTTCCTCATAAACGACAAATATACCACGATACCAATGGCAATCGAAGAGAGTTCGGTTGTTGCAGCCGCTTCAAAAGCAGCTAAATTTTGGTCTACTCGTGGTGGTTTTAAAGCAACAGTTATCAATACCGAAAAAATAGGTCAAGTTCATTTTACCTTTACAGGTGACGTTTCAAAACTTAACTTATTTTTCGCACAAACTAAAAGCAAATTCTTTAGCGATACCGAAAGCATTACCAAAAACATGCAACAGCGTGGTGGCGGAATTCTAGATATTGTACTAAAAGACAAAACCGATTTAATACCAAATTACTTTCAGCTGCATGCCACCTTTGAAACCAAAGACAGCATGGGGGCAAATTTCATAAATTCTTGTTTAGAACAATTTGCAAAAACATTAAAAGAAGCTTCTCAGGAATACGAATTATTCACAGATACAAATGATGAAGTAAAAGTCATCATGAGTATACTCTCCAACTATGTACCAAACTGCGTTGTAAGAGCCGAAGTTTCATGCCCAGTAAATGAATTAGCCGAAAAACACATTCCAAATCCACAAGAGTTTGCCGAACGCTTTGTACAAGCAGTTCAAATTGCCGAAGTAGAGCCATTTCGTGCAGTAACACACAACAAAGGAATCATGAACGGATCCGATGCTGTAATACTTGCCACAGGAAATGATTTCCGTGCTGTCGAAGCAGGAGTTCATGCCTATGCTGCTAGAAACGGTCAATATTCAAGTTTATCTCATGCCAAAATAGAAAACGGAATTTTCACTTTCTGGTTAGATATGCCCCTTGCATTAGGAACCGTTGGCGGACTAACATCTTTACATCCATTGGTGAAATTTTCTCTACAAATGTTAGAGAATCCATCTGCTCGAGAGTTAATGCAAATTGTTGCTGTTGCTGGTTTAGCTCAAAACTTTGCTGCATTGCGTTCTTTAACAACAACAGGAATCCAAGAAGGACACATGAAAATGCACATCAACAACATCATTAATCAATTTGCCGCCAACGACGACGAACGTCATTTAATCAAAAATCATTTTAAGAACAACACAATATCGCATAGTGCAGTAGTTGAATTTATCGAAAACTTAAGAAAATAA
- a CDS encoding S9 family peptidase — MNTNRLTVLFLFICFTVFGQQKITVDDVFSGVFRTKEMFRLQSLQNANQYTVLNFDKASRSMQIDLYDYATLKKVTTLIDTKNHKELPMINSYAFDAAEKNILIACNSAKIFRHSFTADYYLYNVDTKELTKLFDFKVQEPTFSPDGKKIAYAKENNLFVYDLASKKSTQITTDGKKNSIINGITDWVYEEEFAFVRAFDWSKDSKKVAYIRFDESMVPEFSMSMYKTDLYPSVETFKYPKAGEKNALVSLHIYDATANATKEVKLGNYNDFYIARLQWTNDNNTLSAQVLNRHQNNLDLLFVDGTTGTSKVVLNEKDKAYVDVTDNLTFLKDNSFIWTSEKDGFNHIYLYDKAGKLKNQVTKGNWEVTSYYGFDEKTKTVFYQSTENGSINRDIYRIALDGKNKVRLSKNVGTSKATFSPNFQYYINTFSSATQPTTFTLNDAKAGKELQVIENNEALASSLKAYNLATKEFFVLKTAKGNELNAWILKPKDFDPAKKYPVFMFQYSGPGSQQVANQWNNSNDYWFEMLTQQGYIVACVDGRGTGFKGADFKKVTQLQLGKYEVEDQIDAAKVIGNYPYVDASRIGIFGWSYGGFMASNCVFQGNDVFKMAIAVAPVTNWRFYDSVYTERYMQTPQENASGYDNNSPINHVDKLKGKFLLIHGSADDNVHVQNTMQMMEALIQANKQFDSQIYPDKDHGIYGGKTRVQLYTKMTNFIKENL; from the coding sequence ATGAATACAAACAGACTTACCGTATTATTTTTATTTATTTGTTTTACTGTTTTTGGTCAACAAAAAATCACTGTAGATGACGTTTTTAGTGGAGTTTTTCGAACTAAGGAAATGTTTAGACTGCAATCTCTACAAAATGCAAATCAGTACACTGTTCTTAATTTTGATAAGGCGAGTAGAAGTATGCAAATAGATTTGTACGATTATGCTACGTTAAAAAAAGTGACAACTCTAATTGATACTAAAAATCATAAAGAGTTACCAATGATTAATAGTTATGCTTTTGATGCGGCTGAAAAAAATATTTTGATAGCTTGTAATTCTGCCAAAATTTTCCGCCATTCATTTACAGCAGATTATTATTTATATAATGTAGATACAAAAGAGTTAACTAAGCTGTTTGATTTTAAGGTTCAAGAGCCAACTTTTTCACCTGATGGTAAAAAAATAGCTTATGCAAAAGAGAATAATTTGTTTGTTTATGATTTAGCTTCTAAAAAATCGACTCAGATTACAACTGATGGAAAGAAAAATTCGATTATCAACGGTATTACTGACTGGGTTTATGAAGAAGAATTTGCTTTTGTTCGTGCTTTTGATTGGAGTAAGGACAGTAAGAAAGTAGCTTACATTCGTTTTGACGAAAGTATGGTTCCAGAATTCTCTATGTCTATGTATAAAACAGATTTATATCCTAGTGTTGAGACTTTTAAATATCCTAAAGCTGGAGAAAAAAATGCACTAGTTTCATTACATATATATGATGCCACAGCAAATGCTACTAAAGAAGTTAAGCTAGGTAATTATAACGATTTTTATATTGCAAGATTACAGTGGACTAATGATAATAATACTTTGTCTGCGCAGGTATTAAACCGTCACCAAAATAATTTAGATTTATTGTTTGTGGATGGTACTACAGGAACTTCAAAAGTGGTTCTTAATGAAAAAGATAAAGCTTATGTTGATGTTACTGATAACTTAACGTTCTTAAAAGATAATAGTTTTATCTGGACAAGCGAAAAAGATGGTTTTAATCATATCTATTTATATGATAAAGCAGGGAAACTTAAAAATCAAGTTACTAAAGGAAACTGGGAAGTAACTTCTTATTACGGATTTGACGAAAAAACGAAAACTGTTTTTTATCAGTCTACAGAAAATGGGTCAATCAATCGTGATATTTACCGAATTGCACTTGACGGAAAAAATAAAGTACGTTTGTCTAAAAACGTAGGTACTAGTAAGGCAACTTTTAGCCCGAATTTTCAATATTACATCAATACATTCTCAAGCGCTACGCAACCTACAACTTTTACGCTTAACGACGCTAAGGCTGGAAAGGAGCTACAAGTAATAGAAAATAATGAAGCTCTTGCGTCTAGTCTTAAAGCATATAATCTGGCTACTAAAGAATTTTTTGTTTTAAAAACGGCTAAAGGGAATGAATTAAATGCGTGGATCTTAAAACCAAAAGATTTTGATCCTGCAAAAAAATACCCTGTTTTTATGTTTCAATACTCAGGACCAGGTTCTCAGCAAGTTGCAAATCAATGGAACAACTCAAATGATTATTGGTTCGAAATGTTAACGCAACAAGGATATATCGTTGCTTGTGTTGACGGTAGAGGAACTGGATTTAAAGGTGCTGATTTTAAGAAAGTAACACAATTGCAATTAGGGAAATACGAAGTAGAAGATCAAATTGATGCTGCTAAAGTTATTGGTAATTATCCTTATGTTGATGCTTCGAGAATTGGAATTTTTGGATGGAGTTATGGTGGATTCATGGCTTCGAACTGCGTTTTTCAAGGAAACGATGTTTTCAAAATGGCAATAGCGGTTGCGCCTGTTACAAACTGGAGATTTTATGATTCGGTTTACACAGAAAGATACATGCAAACTCCTCAAGAGAATGCAAGTGGTTATGATAATAACTCTCCTATTAATCATGTTGATAAATTAAAAGGGAAATTCCTTTTGATTCACGGATCTGCTGATGATAATGTGCATGTGCAAAATACAATGCAAATGATGGAGGCTTTAATACAAGCTAATAAACAATTTGATTCGCAAATTTATCCAGATAAAGATCATGGTATTTATGGCGGAAAAACAAGAGTGCAGCTTTATACTAAAATGACTAACTTTATCAAGGAAAATCTTTAA
- a CDS encoding peptide MFS transporter translates to MKETEVKTAHPKGLWVLFGTEMWERFNFYGMRAILTLFLVNSLLMKESDAALIYGGFLGLCYLTPMLGGFIADRFFGNRNCILLGGLMMAIGQLFLFFSASIFGSNMSLANILMWSALGIIIFGNGFFKPNISSMVGSLYPKQEKTKLDTAFTIFYMGINLGAFLGQTICPYLGDEVVSGVQNIHAFKWGFLAASIAMLIGTGVFFVLKNKYVVTPEGKPLGGLPSKNDVTDYEEGEAQKAVFSTKALVGAVVAFVILFFAFRYLLDGDNFIKTLIYPIIYASGLTLAGLIISDSSLTKIERDRIFVIYIVAFFIIFFWAAFEQAGSSLTFIAANQTDRTFMFGWQMPASMVQVFNGIFVFAFALPFSILWDKLRENGKEPISPMKQAIGLALIALSYFIIAYNVKDLGNTGLLAIKWLILLYLIQTFAELCLSPIGLSLVGKLSPKRFSSLLFGVFFLSNAAGYALSGTLGSIMPATGEKFVKAKDLGIELQPILDKTVVATPEQLQILEANQISATNPVFAGFEIHNLFEFFMVFVILTGIAAVILFALTPLLKKMMHGIR, encoded by the coding sequence ATGAAAGAAACAGAAGTAAAAACTGCGCATCCAAAAGGACTTTGGGTTTTGTTTGGAACAGAAATGTGGGAGCGGTTTAATTTTTACGGAATGCGAGCAATTCTTACCTTATTCCTGGTAAACTCATTATTAATGAAAGAATCAGATGCTGCATTAATTTATGGTGGCTTCTTGGGACTTTGTTATTTAACACCAATGTTAGGTGGATTTATTGCCGATCGTTTCTTTGGTAACAGAAATTGTATTTTATTAGGTGGACTTATGATGGCCATTGGTCAGCTTTTCTTGTTCTTTAGTGCTAGTATTTTTGGTTCTAATATGAGTTTGGCAAATATCTTAATGTGGTCTGCATTAGGAATTATCATTTTTGGAAATGGATTCTTTAAACCAAACATTTCGAGTATGGTTGGGAGTTTGTATCCAAAACAAGAAAAAACAAAATTAGATACTGCTTTTACGATTTTCTATATGGGAATCAACTTAGGTGCTTTCTTAGGGCAAACAATTTGTCCTTATTTAGGTGACGAAGTAGTAAGTGGTGTTCAGAATATACACGCTTTTAAATGGGGATTCTTAGCAGCATCGATTGCAATGTTAATCGGTACTGGTGTTTTCTTTGTATTGAAAAATAAATATGTGGTTACTCCTGAGGGAAAACCATTAGGAGGTTTGCCTTCTAAAAATGACGTTACAGATTATGAAGAAGGAGAAGCTCAAAAAGCAGTTTTCTCTACAAAAGCTTTAGTTGGTGCAGTAGTTGCTTTCGTGATTTTGTTTTTTGCTTTCCGTTACCTTTTAGATGGTGATAACTTCATTAAAACATTAATTTACCCAATTATTTATGCTAGTGGATTAACATTGGCTGGATTGATTATTTCTGATAGTTCATTAACTAAAATTGAAAGAGATAGAATTTTTGTTATCTATATTGTAGCATTCTTTATTATATTTTTCTGGGCAGCCTTTGAGCAAGCAGGATCTTCATTGACATTTATTGCAGCAAATCAAACAGATAGAACGTTTATGTTCGGATGGCAGATGCCAGCTTCAATGGTTCAGGTGTTTAATGGTATTTTCGTTTTCGCTTTTGCTTTGCCTTTTAGTATTTTATGGGACAAATTAAGAGAAAATGGTAAAGAGCCAATTTCTCCTATGAAACAAGCAATTGGTTTAGCATTAATCGCATTGAGTTATTTTATCATTGCTTACAATGTGAAAGATCTTGGTAACACTGGTCTTTTAGCGATCAAATGGTTAATCCTTTTATATTTAATTCAAACTTTTGCTGAGTTGTGTTTATCACCAATCGGATTATCATTGGTGGGTAAATTATCACCAAAACGTTTTTCATCATTACTTTTCGGAGTATTCTTCTTGTCTAATGCAGCAGGATACGCTTTATCAGGAACTTTGGGATCTATCATGCCTGCAACAGGTGAGAAGTTTGTAAAAGCTAAAGATTTGGGAATCGAGTTGCAACCTATTTTAGATAAAACTGTTGTTGCAACTCCTGAACAATTACAGATCTTAGAAGCAAATCAAATTAGTGCAACAAATCCAGTTTTTGCTGGTTTTGAAATTCATAATCTTTTTGAGTTTTTCATGGTTTTCGTAATCTTAACAGGAATCGCCGCAGTAATCTTATTTGCATTGACTCCTTTATTAAAGAAAATGATGCACGGTATTCGTTAA